The Verrucomicrobiota bacterium genomic sequence CATTGCGCCGAATCTCATCCTGAAGGGCCATGATCATGTTTTCTTTGTCCGAAATGGTGAGTGCTTTCATCGAGCGGATGATAACTCCGCTCAATCATATCGGCAATTACTTATGACGCTCTGTTTAACTGAGGCGTTACCTGGTCCGCTCCCTTGAGCGTTGCCTGCTGAAGCAGGTTTTGATATAGATCAAGTCGTCGTTTGAAATTTTCTGAACTTAATCAGCCGGCATGCACAGCATTTCAAATCCGTCAGTGTGTCCTCCATCGCGCGCCGGCTGCATCATTCACTTGAGTTGAAAGGAGACTCCGATGAGCACGCACAGCGCAAAACCGATCTCGCCTGCCAGGGGCGAAATGACTGGCGAAGTGTGGGGAGGACTGGCCGCCATGCTGGTCGCGCTTCCTTCCGCCATTGCGTTCGGCGTCGCAATCTATGGCAAACTCGGTCCGGACTACGTGGCGCAGGGCGCGGTCGCGGGCATGATTGGCGCCGTCGCTCTCGGACTGCTGGCGCCTGCGTTTGGAGGGGCGCCACGATTGATCACCGCGCCCTGCGCGCCGGCCGCGGCGGTGATGGGCGCGCTGGCGCTGGACCTCGCCAGCGGAAAGTCCGGCAGCAGTGGGCCGCTGTCGCCCGCTCAGGCGACGCTGTTCTTGACGCTGGTGGCGCTGATGTCCGGCGGGTTGCAATTCCTTTACGGTTCCATCGGAGGAGGAAGGCTCATCAAGTATATCCCGTTTCCGGTCGTCTCCGGCTATTTGAGCGGCGTCGGGTTGAAAATTTTTCTGGATCAAGTGCCGAAGCTTTTCGGGTTTTCAGTTTCGAAGGAGGCGGGGCTTTGGAAAGGCCTGGCCGTTGGGCTGAGTTCGCCCGAGCATTGGCAATGGCAAGCCATCGTGGTGGGGACAGTGACGATGCTGGGCATGATTCTGGGGCCGAAGATTACCAAAGCCGTGCCCGCGGCGATCATCGGGTTGTTCGGCGGGATTCTAACTTATCTAGGACTTGGCCTGATCGATCGGAGTCTGCTTGATCTGCACAACAAACTGCTCATCGGCCCGCTGGCCACGGGGGGCGGTGCGATGTGGAGCGGTTTGATGGAACGTTGGGCGGCCATCGGCGGAATTCATTTGGCGGACCTGCGCGCGCTCCTTATGCCGGCGTTGACTCTCTCGGTGTTGCTCTCGATTGATACGTTGAAGACGTGCGTGATCGTCGATGCCCTGACGCGCAGCCGCCACAATTCCAACCGCGAATTGATCGGCCAAGGCATCGGCAATCTGGCATCCGCCATGGCGGGGGGAGTTCCGGGCGCCGGGACGATGGGCGCCACGCTGGTCAACGTGAACAGCGGGGGCAAAACCAGGCTGTCCAGCATCCTGGAAGGCGTGTTCGTGCTGCTGGCTCTGCTGCTGCTAAGCAAGCTCATTGGCTGGGTACCGTTGGCGGCGCTGGCTGGAATCCTGATCGTGATTGCTTACCGGATGTTCGACAAAGGCAGTTTTTATCTTCTGAAACAACGGTCCACGGTCCTGGACTTTTGTGTCATCGCCGCCGTGGTTGTCGTCGCCGTGACGAAAGGATTGATTGAAGCGGCGGGCGTTGGCGTGGCGCTGGCGATTTTTCTGTTCATCCGGGAGCAAATTCGCGGCTCTGTGACGCGCCGCAAACTTTATGGGAATCAGATTTCCTCCAAGCAACACCGGCTGCCGTCGGAGAAGAAAGTGCTGGAGGAATACGGAACGCTGACCACGGTGTGCGAACTGCAAGGGAGCCTCTTCTTCGGCACCACCGATCAGTTGTTCAGCGAACTGGAACCCGACTTGAAGCTGAGCCGATACGTGATCCTGGACATGCGCCGGGTGCAATCGGTCGATTTTACCGCAGCGCACATGCTCGAACAAATCGAAGCCATGCTGACGGAACGCGGCGGGCATTTGATTTTTAGCAATCTCCCCGCGACCGTGCCCACCGGCCAGGACCTCCAGACCTATTTCAGCCAGGTGGGCCTGGTGAAGCCGACCCAAAACGTCAAGATTTTCGACTCGCTCGACGCCGCCCTGGAATGGGCCGAAGACCGCATTCTGGAGGAGCACCGCATGCTGCAGTCCGGCCAGGAACGCGCTCTGGAGTTGCCCGAAATCGAATTGCTCCACGAATTCGAGGAAGACCGCATCTTGAGCGATTTGAAGAGTATCGTGAAGGAACGTTCTTACAAAGCGGGCGAAACCATCTTCCGCCGGGGCGAGCCGAGCGACGAACTTTACCTGATCCGACGCGGCATCGTGCGCATCCTGCTCCCGCTCGGAAACGGAAAATTCCACAACCTGGCGAGCTTTGCGCGTGGGAACTTCTTTGGCGACATGGCGTTCCTCGAACGAAGCATTCGATCGGCGGACGCCCTGGCGACCACGGCGACGGATTTGTTTGTGATTTCCCGGAAGGATTTCGAT encodes the following:
- a CDS encoding cyclic nucleotide-binding domain-containing protein, whose product is MSTHSAKPISPARGEMTGEVWGGLAAMLVALPSAIAFGVAIYGKLGPDYVAQGAVAGMIGAVALGLLAPAFGGAPRLITAPCAPAAAVMGALALDLASGKSGSSGPLSPAQATLFLTLVALMSGGLQFLYGSIGGGRLIKYIPFPVVSGYLSGVGLKIFLDQVPKLFGFSVSKEAGLWKGLAVGLSSPEHWQWQAIVVGTVTMLGMILGPKITKAVPAAIIGLFGGILTYLGLGLIDRSLLDLHNKLLIGPLATGGGAMWSGLMERWAAIGGIHLADLRALLMPALTLSVLLSIDTLKTCVIVDALTRSRHNSNRELIGQGIGNLASAMAGGVPGAGTMGATLVNVNSGGKTRLSSILEGVFVLLALLLLSKLIGWVPLAALAGILIVIAYRMFDKGSFYLLKQRSTVLDFCVIAAVVVVAVTKGLIEAAGVGVALAIFLFIREQIRGSVTRRKLYGNQISSKQHRLPSEKKVLEEYGTLTTVCELQGSLFFGTTDQLFSELEPDLKLSRYVILDMRRVQSVDFTAAHMLEQIEAMLTERGGHLIFSNLPATVPTGQDLQTYFSQVGLVKPTQNVKIFDSLDAALEWAEDRILEEHRMLQSGQERALELPEIELLHEFEEDRILSDLKSIVKERSYKAGETIFRRGEPSDELYLIRRGIVRILLPLGNGKFHNLASFARGNFFGDMAFLERSIRSADALATTATDLFVISRKDFDEASKANPLLGVKIFARLARTLAIRLRHTDNELRALQET